From Solanum stenotomum isolate F172 chromosome 2, ASM1918654v1, whole genome shotgun sequence:
ACTCAGAGTTGGGTTCGTAAAAGTTTATTGAGATAGCCATATTGAATAAGTAAAGAAATTGTATGTTCAAGCTCCACTATCAAATTGATTGTCTTAAACAGGCACCATAGTTTAGGCAGTGACACTGTACTTTGTGGTTAAAACCCAGCACAAACTAGAGGCAAAATAAGGCTCATAAAAGTTATCAAAGGCAGTAATCACGAAATTGCATCATTGTTATCAAGtacggaaaaaaaaaagggcaacTTTAAAGTGAAAGTTACCATCTTTGAACTCTACATAGCTAGTGGCGCGGAGCCAGAACTTTTACTCAGGGAGTTCAAAGTACGAAGGAGTAAACACACAAAGAAGCCTAGGAGATTCAACATATGctatatatgcataaaaaataattctaacaCATTCGTGAAACCCCATGCTCCCACTGGGCTCCCCCCCTGTCCATCTCAATAAGAAATTTACTTCCTACCTGATTTTAAACTAAGTGAGTCAGGAAATAAAGATACGCAATTTGATCAAATTTCCATGATATCCTCCAATATCAGATAAACCAAACAAAGCTTAGGGCAAGgaaaagtttctttttttcaaatgtaACGCACCGAACTTTCTTTGGAACACGGCAACATCTCGTTGCTTCAAACCAACAACGAACTCCGATTTCGCAACCTCAAGCATGCGCTCCATCTCTTGAATTGTAAATTTTTTCCTCATCTGCAAACccaatttccaaaaaaaaaaaaaataccccaATTATACCAAAAATCCCTAAAATTCCAACGAATCAAAACCCTAAGTAAAGTAAAAATGcaaaattcaagaagaaaatcAAAGTAACCTCATAAATTTGTTCTTGAAATCTATCAATATCAGATACCCATCGATCATTCTGTAATTTTATCCGATCTTCAAGTATCATTCTCTCTTTTGCAAGGGATTCAAGCTGCGTCTGCTGTGATTTCAACATGTGAACTAAAGCGTTGAACACTTTGTTCCATTTTTCTCTATCCGAAGAACTTTTTGGTTTTCTGGACTTCGCCATTGCAGATTGAAGAATTTTTTAGAGTTTGAAAGAGAATGAGAGCGCAATGGAGCGTAGAACCGTTGAGTTTCGAAAATTTTCTCAACGGTCAAATACAGCACTCTTTATGATATCTGAAACGAACACAATTACAGCGTAGGAGTCAGAGGCTTGGGCCTGAACTTACGGTTTGGGCTTGGGCTTGCTTCCTTTTGCGCTGTTTGTATCATACACGAATCGTGATACAATATAGTCTGCAATCTAACTACGTTCCATATAATATGACTTCGTTATATTCaatcaaattattatatttaataactcgtaaatcatataaaatcatcatgattttaatttttttaacttgtggtactttatttgaacttatttcatttttttttagtaacttACCTTTATTTATTCGTTTTTACTCATAATACATCTTTCTATGATTTCAAAGttataaatgatatattttaaagtcGTAACATGAAAATCATGACAAAGATATGGCTTCTTGTTACACTCAACACATATGTCATGTTAGGTTACTTGGAAATCATATCGAATTATTATGATTTCAAAACTATAAATACAAACGTCTGTGACATGTGAATAATGAGTAATAACAAACCTATTCAACTAACAACATGTTATATTATGCATATTAGATTAGTCACATATGTCATTCTCCTAGCCTGTAAACTCAATTgcaccttcttcttcttcttttcacaGCGCATGCAAAAATCAAAGATGAATAGTAATTTCTTACGAGGATATGCCGAGTAATTTCTAATCCGCTTATGCATAACACAAGATATTCTTATAATAATCATCACCTATAACAATATTTTACtagttataaatttataattgtcAAGTTTTCTTAAAAACTGActtttatattatgttatgtGATATGTTTTCTATTACATCATTTCACTATAGCAATTAAAAAGATATCCAAACAAATAATGtcattgtaaaaaaaattgattatatatataagaaaatttatagCCGATCTCGATTCAGATAGAAAGAGAGATAATTAAAGACTAGTATATCAAAAGTCTTTACGTTTATTTAAGTCTTTTGTTTCCCAcgataatatatattaagtgaaACATGGGTACGTTGGTGTGGGGTAATATCTTTACAGGGTGGTCTAATTTGAAATAGATACATCAACATTATCTGTTGGCATCAAAAATAGGATTTGCATTACTTAACATTAAtcttttactaattaattaatataacttcATATTCAGGTAATAACACGTTGTAAAAATCAGCATCGCCGTCCAAATGACACCTAATTACACGTAGGATATATTAAGTCAGCTTTCACATCAATACAATTTTTCAACTAAGTTGGATTGGTcgcttaaataaataataaagaaaatcaacttggtataattaattaatttttgtaccATATATTTAAAGGAGGGAAGATTCATGCAAATCGAAGTAATGAAATGACTAAATTAATCTTATCGTTGAAAACAAAGCAAGaagaataacaacaaaaataaatgggACAAAGGAGTAGGTAGCAATATAAAGCATGGAAATAAgcacaaaaaatgaataaaaatatcaaaattaaacgAAAAAGAAAGTTAcatgatttttctattttaatatcttatattacgtagatatttaaattatttttcatgtttctttGTCTTGCtagtttttaaaagttataactCTCTCTCACACGCAAAAGAATACcaaaatcatttcattagaaAAAAAGGGCTAATTTATCTAGATTTTTAAAACGGAACGATTAACACATCTAATCGTTGAGATTACTAACATCAGTATCTATGAAGTTTAAGTCTGATTACTTAGAAACTACATAAAGAATGTTTTAAATTACATTCTAGTTAATCTCTTTAGTAGTAAATGTTTAAGAAAATTACCATCTAagaaattatcaattaattCTCCAACATTAATAATTGAGCTAATGGTAGAAACTAGAATTATCATTTTTTCGTGAATTTTTCACATTTCAACTATacgttatttattttatctaaatTATCACCATATGTATATTAAAGCACTTTCCATCtataattattctattttccAACCTCAACTATCATCATTGttgaagtaagaaaaaaaaggaacaaatgaCTAATTTGTTCTTGACCATTATTTCTTACCCCTCAATCACAATTTATGTGAGGTAATTTGATTTGACATATAATTtacgaagaaaaaaaaaacttttgaaacttactgtttaaaataaattatttatatttatgtaattgtaagtcatttcattaaattaaaacaaataatttaaagttaaaattgttactccctccgtccctatttagttgtccactttagaaatgacacacatattaaggcaacaatgattagcatagtgaagttacaattttgcccttattaattatgattccaaaataaatttattcaagataactaatcaatgttgggagaagtttaaatgagggtataataggaaaattttttttgtcctttcttgatttgtcaaaatgaacaagtaaatagggacatctaaaagaggaaatatggacaagtaaatagggacggagggagtaccaaATATAATAATGTCAGATTCTTTTTGAGACAGATCAGAATGGAAAGTGAGTagtataaattgagacaaaaagaattataatttcatcctttttaagaaaaaaactaaagGTAGTTTTAATGAAAACTTAATAGGTCGCGAGGATCTGGGATTAATCGTTATCACTAATCATACTTAAGATCGTAATAATcgttcacaacaacaacaataatttcCTTAATCACTATTTACAATTACAACTAATCCATTTTCGGACAAAGTTTGGTCGGAGATTACCCCAGAACTGCTAATCGGATATTCCCAGACAATCCTACGTGTCAGTTACCATCCCATACGTCACAAGCACAAAATCTTACCGGTATATCCAGTCAACTTGTCTTTTGACCTTCATTTCCCGGTTAATTTTTTTCACACAGTTCCAACATACTGTATATAGTGAAAGACCCATTGTGTCCTGAAGTCTTTCTGGTAGTTCATGGTTGGTGCCTTCCTCGGAAACCTTAGATCTCACTGAAGTTCGCCGTAGCCGCCGCCGCCGCCGCCGATAGCTTTGAGGTTGTTATTACCAGCTCCTAGgttatttattttgtgttcaAACTATGTtccttaatttttcatttttccgtTTGTTTCGATGATATTAAGGTTTTTCTGCATTTGAGATTTTTCATTTTGTGGTGGTTTGAGTATTTTGCTAGATTGATCAAAATATgagttaaaaagaaataagtaaattgataaaggaaaaagaagatcTAACAGTAGTTTGACTTTGATTGTTTGATTAAGTTAATGATtatgaataattaattaaaattatgtataatgAACTTGCTCTAATTTTGCTCAAGTTGACTTAAACCAAACTTACAGTGAATATTGCttgtaaaggaaaaaaaatgttgattttCTGATCTGgtatatatttcaatttaatgTATTCCTAGTCTAAGAGGCATTAATTGCACTCTTTATTACAAGTTGATTGCATTCTTTATTATGTAAGTTCTCGTTcgatgttgctcggactctccaaaaatgttgttgcaGCCCAATGGATCCTCCAAAAGAGGATCCGACACACACTTGTTTGAtgtttttgaagagtctgagctaTATAGCTTTGTGTTTACTAAGCTTTTGTTACATGGAcgaatttttaaaagttttcttatTTCATTGGTGATATGCAGATCTTTGGATTCGATTTCTTATTGTCCAGGACTTTTGGAAGTATCGAAAGATGCCTAGCCCTGTGGATGTGTCTCAAAATGGGAATGCAAGACAAGCGGAAGCTGCTCCATCCTTGTTTGAAATCGAGGAAGATTTGGCCAGATTGCTGGAAAGGCCAAGACAGGTTAATATTGAAAGGAAGAGGTCGTTCGATGAAAGATCTTTCAGCGAAATGTCAATGACTCATTCACCGCCACGTCAGGTATACAAAAATTCGGAGAACTCTTCTCGTGTTTTTGACAATATGGTTGGAGTGTATTCACCAGGAAGGTGGTCCGGCATACACACACCCAGATCAACCTTCGGATATGAACCGCATCCTATAATAGGCGAAGCATGGGAAGCTTTGAGGCGTTCTATTGTTCACTTCCGAGATCAACCTGTGGGAACTATTGCTGCTATAGATAATTCTGCTGAGGAACTTAACTATGATCAGGTAAAATGCTTACTGTTCTAGTTCTTAGATGGACACAAGTTTGTCTTTATGTATTTTGTTGCGATTTAATATCCCGTGAAGCAGGTCAATCATGTGCTGCAATGGAACTTGATTTGACGGATGTCCTCTGAAAAGTTGTACTAGATGTTTCTTTACGTAATAAACAGAAAATGTTGAATTCCTATGTCCACACTATAGTTATCAGTGCAATTGATTGGTTTACGGTTGACTGATAAGATGAAGCCGGGGTATAGTTTGCAGGCCCAGCTATTTCAATGAATATGAGCTGAGCTTGACTGACAGAATTGTTCAAATAGTTTACACTTCAtcaaaaattgttcaaatagtTTACATAAAAACTTTCGTAGAACCAGTGTTGTCAAAGGCGCACTTAAGCCATGAAGTGGGACTCAAAATGTGTCGAGCGCTTTTTCTCGCTTAATGTGCGCTTCAGTGTCGTTAGCAAGGTTCTAAGACTACTTTTCATTGCCAATGAACCTCTTATGAAGAGGCGACACTAagcaattgatatttcactttatcacaaaaaaaataatcattttcttTGTCCATATTTGTTATTCATGCTTATTTGCGCTTAAAGCCCCAATGAACCTTTGAGCGTTTTTGCTTCTGATCTAAAACCAGATTCTAGATATTCTCCAGTGGTAAAACCAGCTTACTGATGGGCCCAGCTTTCTGAAATCCTTTCATAGTCGTCGATCTCTATGTACATGACAACCATTCTGCTTGCAATTTGCAATGCTGACTTAAAATTTGCCAGGTTTTTGTCAGAGATTTTGTCCCCAGCGCTTTGGCATTCTTGATGAATGGTGAACCTGATATAGTGAAGAACTTTCTTTTGAAAACCTTGCGCCTCCAATCTCGGGAGAAGAAGATAGACCAGTTCAAGTTGGGGGATGGAGTTATGCCTGCAAGTTTTAAAGTATCTCATGATCCTGTTAGGAACTATGAGACTATAACTGCTGATTTCGGTGAAAGTGCTATTGGTAGAGTTGCCCCTGTTGATTCAGGGTTCTGGTGGATTATACTACTTCGTGCATACACAAAGTCTACAGGGGACACTTCTTTGGCTGAGATGCCAGAATGCCAAAGGGGTATAAGGCTGATTCTTGAATTATGTCTTTCTGAAGGATTTGATACATTCCCAACCCTGCTGTGTGCTGATGGATGCTCTATGATTGATCGCAGAATGGTCAGTCTGATGTACTACTACCCACTCTTTATCGTTTTTTAACTAGATCTGACTTATGGTCATGCCTTATATTCTGTTTATTACATGCTTGATTTTCTACTTAATATTACATGACGACAGTGATTTTTCAGTTCTTCTTATTCTTGATCTGAGATAGCTATCAACTGTTACTTCTAGAATGGTATAACTGATCGAATGCATATATATAATCTGTCAAGATTTGGTTAGCCCACATACTTATTACATGCTTgattttctatttcttattaCATAATGACAGTGGTTCTGAttctgacttaggtaagttaGGCTTCGAACAGGAGTTCTGCTGAGATGTCACATCCTTTGctagaagttaagaaatagGTAGTTGAGCTTTTTCTCGCTTTCCAGCGGGATTAGGCTTGGTGGGAGTCTGGTAGCAGTGTGTCTGTCATAGTATTAGTCGTATACACGTAGTTTCTTGCTTTTGATATCTGTTACCATCTGTTTTCTTAGTGTTTCAGTTACCGCTTGAGTTCGATGTGCTATGTAGTGCTTTCCTTATTAATTTACATGTTTTCTTCACTGCTGTATCTCCTTTTTCATAATTACTTTGATATGCTGCActttgagctgagggtctttcggaaacaacctctctaccttcacgaggtaggggtaaggtctgcgtatactctaccctcctcagactccacttgtgggattacactggatCAATAAGAAGACTGCTTCTTCTACTCTTTCTCATATTCATAATGAATTTTTGTACATCttaaaattctcaattatttCAGTTCaactttctttaaaatatcCACTACTCACATGTTATAAGCACTTTGTTTCATATTGTTCCCAGGGTGTCTATGGTTATCCCATTGAAATACAAGCACTTTTCTTTATGGCCTTAAGATGTGCCTTGTTTCTCCTTAAACACGACGAAGAAAACAGAGAGTGTTGTGATGCAATAATTAAACGCCTTCATGCTTTGAGCTTTCACATGAGAAGTTACTATTGGCTCGACATAAAACAACTGAATGATATATACCGCTACAAAACGGAAGAGTACTCTCACACCGCAGTAAACAAGTTTAATGTGATGCCAGATTCCCTTCCGGAGTGGGTTTTTGATTTCATGCCAACTCGTGGTGGTTACTTCATCGGAAATGTTAGTCCTGCTCACATGGACTTCCGTTGGTTTTGTTTGGGTAACTGTATTTCAATCTTGTCATCTTTGGCTACACCTGAACAAGCTTCTGCCATAATGGATCTCGTTGAATCAAGATGGCAAGAGCTAGTTGGAGAAATGCCGCTGAAAATCTGTTATCCCGCTATGGAAGGTCATGAATGGAGAATTGTAACAGGATGCGATCCTAAAAACACTAGTTGGAGTTACCACAATGGTGGAACTTGGCCAGGTTATACTTTCTTCCTACTTATATAACACCAAAAGTACTTGAATCTTTTTAACAATAGTTTCCTATTTCATCTCACATCACGATGACCAATATATCTGTCTACTTTTTGGTAGCTTAATAAGTTTATGCTAACACTGCTTTGCGTGGTTTTGTGTCTAGTTCTTCTGTGGCTCCTTACTGCAGCAGCTATCAAGACTGGTCGACCCCAAATAGCACGACGGGCCATTGAACTAGCTGAATCGCGTTTACTAAAAGATAGCTGGCCAGAGTATTACGACGGAAAGCTTGGTCGATTTATCGGAAAGCAGGCCCGTAAGTTCCAGACATGGTCCATTGCTGGTTACTTGGTAGCTAGAATGATGCTGGAAGATCCATCTCATTTGGGTATGATATCACTTGAAGAAGATAAACAGATGAAGCCTACCATGAAAAGATCTGCTTCTTGGACTTGTTAATATCCTTGTACACAATTTTTCTTTCGAATgccatgtttttttttctttttcttttttgcaaTTCGTAAACATTCTCTTTTAGTTTGTCGcaaaaatgttgaattttctATGAATTGGCTACGAGATTGTACACTTACCTCGTTTTTTCCAGTTAATCTGGTTTTCGTCTAAGGGTGTATGTGGAATGCCAATAGATGTGTGATGTTAGCTGATCTACTGGGTTATGTCACAGGAATAAAAAATTGCAAGCCTTCCCTTGAGCTCCCACCGTTTCGCTCCCTTGGTGAATCCTCAACCTTAGGACTGAGGCATagtaattgttgttgttgtttaggATACTGTGCGTCTGCTGATCAACACTGCTTTCTACTGTAGTCTATGtacacttttctttttcaaacggTCGACCTTGCGCCACAATCCTTTTAAATATTTGCTCAACAACATCTGCGAAGACGCCTATTCAAATTCCAAGGTTGATTCATGTTGATGTTAGAAGAGCTATTCACACCGCCCAGCAACAAAAGATGAGGAAGATCACATGTTCAATAGTAGTGATGAGACtactttttaagaaataaaaataatatcagaATAGTTACATGTTTGATGGATCACCTAAATCTTTTTACACACCCTTAATCGAACCATACATAAACACATGTGTATTGCCTCAATGACTGAAACGTCAAATTTTTGGCACTGGATTGTGACATATCACTGGCCACATAAAAGCATTGTCACTGTATAAAGAAATTTTCACATTAGGACTGAATGATTTCTATACTGTAATTTCAAAGCATTCTGGACACTCTAATTGTCAAGAAACTCGTCAAGTTTACTCTGCCAGCTGTGTAAAGTTTAAAGAGCATGCTACTGTCCCTCAAGGGTACCAAGTGCCTCCTTTAGAAGCTTCTGAGCTTCTTCCCTTCTCCTATACAAGCAAATAGAAACCAACATCATGACTTAAATCATAGTAACCACGATAAAAAGATAGATAAAGAATTGAACAGTCTGCCTCAACTCCAACAACTTGTGAATTTATGCACATTATTAGAGTAACGGTAAATACATCTCTCTTTTCATTTTGAGAGGTAGTTTGATAcactaattacatatataatctGTATAATTGAAAGTGACTGAAGCAGCTTAAAGGGAAACTGAATTCTTTCACTTGCAACTGTTTGTTGCAGCACACTATGAACTCATTTAAAAAACTCACGAGTTTTCATCTAAATCTAATGAAGGAAGaagctaaatatatatatgataaaaagAACATGCAAACCACATCATACCGCTTGATATCCTCTATTGCTTGTTTACGTCGTTGTATCTGAAGTTCTAGAATATGGATAAGTGTGGCTCGAGCCtgtaaaagaaagaaacaaaggtAAATGATAATTGAGATCATCTATCTTCTATAGCCATGCTCAGACCCAGAAATATTTGGACATTCAGATTCACCAATTGATCACCTGGTGAGGACGCAGAGAATTGAGTAGGTGGTGCAAGTTCTTGAATATCAGAGATATCTCTTCCACTCTCCTGGCATATTGTGAAGGGCGCTCTACAAGAACATCAGCAAGCTCCAATATATGTAGCTGCAATTCTCTGTTAAGTGCTCTTAGTTCTTTCTTGAAATCTGTAACATGAATCAGCAGAATaagaatgaatatttttttctgaGAAGCAACAAAATAGCACCTAAATTTATCTCTGGAAGCATCCCATATGCAGCAGCATCCAATAAAGGGGACATCATGGTACATCCTTTCAACTATGGAATTGATTCTGCAATTAACTTTTGCAATCATAGGATACTTGATTGCTATCTTTTGTCTAAGACTTTGGATAACCTAAAGGGCTCAAACTTTATAACTATTTCCCTATTCTTTATTCTGGTCAGTGGTCACTGGCTTGGGGAAAAGAGAACAGAAATGATTGGACATATAGATTAACCTTGTAGAGGATATTTACTTGGAACTTACGATAAGGAAACAAAAACGAGTGTCATGTTCCATGCAGATTCATATCGAAAATGCAGGATGATATATAAGGTACAAATGTGTTGTATGTGTATCCACATTCTTATATTCTTTTAACCATAAATGTTCAAAAAAGAAATGCATGTTACATATCACAGTAGGAACAAATACGGCTTTTTGAGAATAGCTGCAAACATTACCAACATTAGGCCCTTTTGGGTATAATTGACGCACGCCCTGCTCTTCCAAGTTTGGGAGTACATCATCAGTCTGCGCATACCGCAATGGCAAAAACAATAATGAGCAAACTTGTACATAGTCATCTAATACAAACCACAACGAACAGCTTAATTTCAGCAATACAACTGACAAACAAAATTCACGAAAGACAAGCACACAGAGGAGTGACTAGAAAAAATACTCTTGATGCATTGCAGTTCAAGATAACATAAGATAAAGGTGAGAACGTTAACGGAAACCTCATTCATATTTCAGAATAGATAAAATCTAAATCATTGCCAATTGAATATCTCACTGAACCTCATCTTAGCATCAGACATTTCCCCCTCTactcttttgtattttttttaagtgcACATTGAATCAACTCCATACCTTTACCCCATAAGCAATATAAAGTATATCAAAGTGATGAAATTGAGAATATGATTCAATCTTTAAAGTAAAAACCAAATCTTTCGAGGTAAAGAGGTACCCAGAAACTTGAATGGGCCTCAAATACACCTTATACATTCATACATCGACATTAAGCACAAGTAAGCAATTGGGTATCATGACTTTTCACCCCTTCCCATTTGGGAGTGGATTTCAAAAGGGTGTAGAGGAATGGATGAGAGACTTTACAGTGTAGTTGCTACCAAAGAGGACATAGGTGCCCTCAATTGGAGGGGGAGGTTCCGGAGCAGACTTGGGGTCTTGAAGATAGTCCTTGTACAGCCTGTAAAACGGAGGAGGTGGTGGGTATGTCGCTGTCGACATCTGATTTCACAAAAACAATGTTCTTATCTTCTCTGTCCCAATAATAGTTACATTAAGATGAGCCAAAGGGCAGTTTCGAggttttttaaaccaaaaaaggTGACTTCTCTCGGCGTTGAGTCAACACTTGGACAAGAAATATCAGACCTCTGCACTCGCTCTGCAATAGTGTATTGTCGACGGGAGCACCTTAAACCAATTTGTAGTTTGGTCCAAATATAAGCTACAATTTTGGGCTTATATCAGCTGCAGTACATAAAAAGCAACAATTTCAAAAGTCAGAGGGGTCAAAGTATCAAAACAAGTTTATAATATACAATCTGAAGAAAGGAGAATTAAAtgctaagttgctcggactcgggtGCGGGTGTCCAATGCGGGTGTGGATCCAGAGATTGGATCCTTTGTGATCTAATTTTTCAGATTCAGGGATATGGATCTATGAATGGATACGGGTGCAGGGATtcgcctaaaaataattaaaatatctaaaaataaagttataaaaCCAATATTATGTGGAGAACTTGAGGAGAATCTTGGAAGGAGAtggaaggaaaaggaaagacatataaatttctatataaaaggtattccattttcttcaatttcaccttaccttttgtattgattacagaaatcattaaaactgtCAAGACATTCCCCATagattttggtcaaagtacccaaaatcgGTTGACCAAATCGGACACAGATCCCACCATGTCGTGTCGATACGGAGTGAAGAATCCGAGCAACTTAGACTAAATGTCTACTTAAACTAGAAGAATGTTCATTCAAGTACCACAGAAGATACCCATGTCACATGTGTAACTGTCATTAGTGTTAAGTGACTGCTCAGTTTTGTCATGATACTTGTCTTTTGGTGCATCAGAATTCACCATGATTTTAAGCAATTCACGTTTTTTGTTTCGAAGATTTCTCATGGAAAGGCTATTTCACTGTTCAATGAATAAATGGTAACTGTGCAATTGCAATATTGGCGGTCACAGGAGTTAGAAAGGTAGGGATAGGTAAAAAAAGAACTAGGGGGAGGTGATTAGAATTTAGACCATACATGGCACAACTTCAACTTACTAGGGATATGACCTATATAGGAAGGTTTCAAGGTCGAGGACTAGGGTAGAAGGCTAGTAAGTAGCAGAGTGTTGTAGCACTTCATGTGGGAGAGGAAGGTCTGtgccctccccagaccccactatGGGAACACACTCAATATGTTGTTGTAATACCATATGCACTAGAAACAAatctacaacaacaaaataccCAAAGGTAGAGAGcacgcaaaccttacccctacctcagaGGTAGAGAGGTCGTTTCCggtagaccctcggctcaaagAAAAACAGTCCAAAACAGAACCAAAAACGAATCTAACTAAATTATATGCCCTACAATAGTATCTGTCATGCATAAAATCCAAATTGTAGTCAAAAGTGCCACATAACTCATGTCACATGTGCaattatcattattttcttgtaaaGAGAAGATACTCAAACTTTCTTCTTACGTGCCCAGGGACAAATAAACAGAAAAATAAGTTAGGCTAGCTTCGAATTTAGTTCCAGGTGAAGCAAATCAAAAACTTACAAGCTGAATGAACTTTTCATAGCTCAAACACCTTCCTTCTATCTCAAAGTACAGCTATATAGAACCTAAAGATCCACGAAAACAATCAGCAGCAGAAACCTATTTAACCTAACAAGTAACCATCGACATCTGATTTTTATGCAATGGTTCATTCAAAAATCAATTGACTCATAAATATCTAATTAACCTAAGAACATTGAGttcaaaaacttcaaatacagagaaatgataataataataataataataataataataataataataataataatccaaaTCACGTCTTCAACTAGCATAAATCACGCTTCGAACTAGTATGGATTCAATTATGGCGTGTATAGTTCAGTTCTTTTCAAGTTGAAAATTCAACTTCCAATTGTtccttttggaaaaaaaattagacacAATCATGGAACTCACCTGAAAACGAAGAAGACGTGCGAGCAGCGACAGC
This genomic window contains:
- the LOC125854431 gene encoding probable alkaline/neutral invertase D, coding for MPSPVDVSQNGNARQAEAAPSLFEIEEDLARLLERPRQVNIERKRSFDERSFSEMSMTHSPPRQVYKNSENSSRVFDNMVGVYSPGRWSGIHTPRSTFGYEPHPIIGEAWEALRRSIVHFRDQPVGTIAAIDNSAEELNYDQVFVRDFVPSALAFLMNGEPDIVKNFLLKTLRLQSREKKIDQFKLGDGVMPASFKVSHDPVRNYETITADFGESAIGRVAPVDSGFWWIILLRAYTKSTGDTSLAEMPECQRGIRLILELCLSEGFDTFPTLLCADGCSMIDRRMGVYGYPIEIQALFFMALRCALFLLKHDEENRECCDAIIKRLHALSFHMRSYYWLDIKQLNDIYRYKTEEYSHTAVNKFNVMPDSLPEWVFDFMPTRGGYFIGNVSPAHMDFRWFCLGNCISILSSLATPEQASAIMDLVESRWQELVGEMPLKICYPAMEGHEWRIVTGCDPKNTSWSYHNGGTWPVLLWLLTAAAIKTGRPQIARRAIELAESRLLKDSWPEYYDGKLGRFIGKQARKFQTWSIAGYLVARMMLEDPSHLGMISLEEDKQMKPTMKRSASWTC
- the LOC125856799 gene encoding mediator of RNA polymerase II transcription subunit 7a-like codes for the protein MSTATYPPPPPFYRLYKDYLQDPKSAPEPPPPIEGTYVLFGSNYTTDDVLPNLEEQGVRQLYPKGPNVDFKKELRALNRELQLHILELADVLVERPSQYARRVEEISLIFKNLHHLLNSLRPHQARATLIHILELQIQRRKQAIEDIKRRREEAQKLLKEALGTLEGQ